In Malus sylvestris chromosome 15, drMalSylv7.2, whole genome shotgun sequence, a single genomic region encodes these proteins:
- the LOC126602602 gene encoding early nodulin-like protein 1, producing the protein MVKIMNVSNVVVLVLAVITTTSLLGAEAGEYTVGDELGWTIPPGGAATYEAWAAKHRLSVTDFINFNFKVGEQDLAIVTKEDYDACNTDNPLFVFQEGGEFQFVQSDTYYLTCTFAGHCTKGQKIALYIAPAFSPSPSPSSYPSEKTAAQHANAVKFVSKKGQGLKKLLPVMMKSL; encoded by the exons ATGGTTAAAATCATGAATGTGAGTAATGTGGTTGTCCTTGTTCTAGCAGTGATTACCACAACATCGCTACTTGGAGCAGAAGCTGGAGAATATACAGTGGGAGATGAGTTGGGTTGGACTATTCCTCCTGGTGGCGCTGCTACGTACGAAGCATGGGCTGCCAAGCATAGATTGTCCGTTACTGATTTTATAA ACTTCAACTTTAAAGTTGGAGAACAAGACTTGGCTATAGTAACCAAGGAGGATTACGACGCCTGCAACACGGACAACCCCTTATTTGTATTCCAAGAAGGCGGAGAGTTTCAGTTTGTTCAGTCGGACACATATTATTTGACCTGCACCTTCGCCGGCCACTGCACCAAAGGTCAAAAGATTGCTCTTTATATTGCTCCCGctttttctccttctccaaGTCCATCTTCATATCCAAGTGAAAAAACTGCTGCTCAACATGCTAATGCAGTCAAATTTGTGTCCAAGAAAGGTCAAGGGCTCAAGAAATTACTGCCTGTGATGATGAAGTCCCTCTAA
- the LOC126602208 gene encoding blue copper protein-like, translating into MAHKMLGYVTVFVALAAAVLVIERAEAESYTVGDDLGWTNIVDSNTYSSWAANHTFKVGDTLVFQFLTGRHDVATLTKKAYDECSTTDPLGVLDQGPASYILNETGNYYFICAISGHCNDGQKLSIKVTASPAQPPSHGPAPPPSHSPAKPPSHRPAQPPSQSPAPPPSDTTAPVSPPLPSDTETPMSPPTTTAPPPSDASSLASTFSTVFVSIPIALFYLF; encoded by the exons ATGGCGCACAAAATGCTTGGTTATGTGACAGTTTTTGTTGCGTTAGCTGCAGCAGTACTGGTCATAGAAAGAGCAGAAGCTGAATCATACACAGTTGGTGATGATCTTGGTTGGACCAACATTGTTGATTCCAACACTTATTCTTCCTGGGCAGCTAATCACACCTTCAAAGTTGGCGACACTCTAG TGTTCCAGTTCCTAACTGGACGACATGATGTAGCCACACTTACAAAGAAAGCGTATGATGAATGCAGCACCACCGATCCCTTGGGCGTACTAGACCAAGGACCTGCCAGTTACATCCTCAACGAAACCGGCAATTACTACTTCATCTGCGCCATCTCCGGCCACTGTAACGATGGTCAGAAGTTGAGCATCAAAGTGACAGCTAGCCCTGCCCAACCTCCTTCTCATGGCCCTGCCCCACCACCTTCTCATAGCCCTGCCAAACCTCCTTCTCATCGCCCTGCCCAACCACCTTCCCAGAGCCCTGCCCCTCCTCCGTCTGACACTACGGCTCCTGTGTCGCCACCTCTTCCTTCTGACACTGAAACTCCTATGTCACCACCAACCACGACGGCGCCTCCTCCTTCTGACGCTTCTTCCCTTGCTTCTACTTTTTCTACTGTTTTCGTGTCCATTCCCATTGCTCTTTTCTACCTCTTCTAG
- the LOC126605512 gene encoding glucan endo-1,3-beta-glucosidase 14-like: MKSFWFFAQFVLVFLVFFPPIASVAVQAFTGAYGINYGRIADNIPSPDKVATLLRAAKIKNVRIYDADHSVLKAFSGTGLELVVGLPNGYLKDMSANEDHAMDWVKENVQAFLPDTHICGIAVGNEVLGGVDYELWAALLGAVKNIYNAIKKLGLTDVVQITTAHSQAVFANSYPPSSCIFKDNIKQQYMKPLLEFFSEIGSPFCLNAYPFLAYMSDPENIDINYALFQKTQGIYDPKTDLHYDNMLDAQIDAAYAALEDAGFKKMEVIITETGWASRGDDNEAAATVNNARTYNYNLRKRLAKKKGTPMRPKFVVKAYIFAIFNEDLKPGPTSERNFGLFKPDGTIAYDIGYRGLVSSSADSLRLSSKDIGAQGWPRLQFLILSISSAALLLFLGND, from the exons ATGAAAAGCTTCTGGTTTTTTGCTCAGTTTGTTCTCGTCTTCCTGGTGTTCTTCCCTCCAATTG CCTCTGTGGCGGTGCAAGCATTCACTGGAGCATATGGAATAAATTACGGAAGAATTGCAGATAACATCCCTTCTCCTGATAAAGTTGCTACTCTTCTCAGAGCAGCAAAGATAAAGAATGTCAGGATATATGATGCTGATCACAGTGTTCTCAAGGCTTTTAGCGGGACTGGGCTTGAGTTAGTGGTAGGGCTTCCAAATGGGTACCTGAAAGACATGAGTGCCAATGAAGATCATGCAATGGATTGGGTTAAAGAGAATGTGCAGGCGTTCCTTCCCGACACGCATATCTGTGGGATTGCTGTGGGTAATGAAGTTTTAGGTGGGGTTGATTATGAATTGTGGGCAGCTCTTTTGGGTGCAGTCAAAAACATCTATAATGCGATAAAGAAACTAGGATTAACTGATGTAGTTCAGATTACTACTGCACATTCACAGGCCGTTTTTGCTAATTCTTATCCTCCCTCTTCGTGTATATTTAAAGATAATATTAAGCAGCAGTACATGAAGCCGCTTCTGGAGTTCTTCTCAGAAATTGGGTCTCCCTTCTGTTTAAATGCTTACCCATTCCTTGCCTACATGAGTGATCCGGAGAATATTGATATTAATTATGCTCTGTTCCAGAAAACTCAAGGAATTTACGATCCAAAAACTGACCTTCATTATGATAACATGCTCGATGCTCAGATTGATGCAGCCTATGCAGCATTGGAAGATGCTGGGTTCAAAAAGATGGAAGTTATTATTACAGAGACAGGATGGGCTTCACGTGGAGATGACAATGAAGCTGCCGCTACTGTAAATAATGCAAGGACATACAATTATAATCTACGTAAAAGGCTAGCAAAGAAAAAAGGGACCCCTATGCGGCCAAAATTTGTAGTGAAGGCATACATTTTTGCCATTTTTAATGAAGACTTGAAACCGGGACCAACTTCTGAGAGAAATTTTGGACTGTTCAAGCCTGATGGGACGATTGCTTATGATATTGGGTATCGTGGACTTGTATCATCATCTGCAGATTCGTTGCGGTTATCTTCAAAG GACATTGGAGCTCAAGGTTGGCCTCGGTTGCAATTCTTGATACTATCAATTTCTTCTGCAGCATTGCTTCTGTTTTTAGGTAATGATTGA